The Moraxella osloensis genome contains a region encoding:
- a CDS encoding cold-shock protein: MSNTVNGTVKWFNESKGFGFIEQDNGGKDVFAHYSQIASSGFKTLSEGQRVSFVVTQGQKGDQASNIVAI, from the coding sequence ATGTCAAATACTGTAAACGGCACCGTAAAATGGTTTAACGAATCAAAAGGCTTTGGCTTTATCGAACAAGACAATGGCGGCAAAGACGTTTTCGCACATTATAGCCAAATCGCAAGCTCAGGTTTCAAAACATTGAGCGAAGGTCAACGCGTATCTTTCGTTGTGACCCAAGGTCAAAAAGGCGACCAAGCTAGCAATATCGTTGCTATCTAA